CGACGCGCGGCTGGAGCGGCTGATGCGCCGGGCCGCCGGCGTGGTGGCGATGGGCGGCTACAACACCTTCTGCGAGATCCTGTCCTTCGACCGCCCGGCCCTGATCCTGCCGCGGGTGCGGCCCCGGCGCGAGCAGCTGATCCGGGCGCGGGCCGCCGCCCGGCTCGGCCTCGTCGGCGTCATCGAGCCCGGGGAGGACGAGGATACCGGCCGCATGGCCGCGGCCCTCGACACCCTGCCCGACCGGCCGACCCCGTCGGCCCGGCCGATCCCCGGCCTCCTCGACGGCCTGACGGCGATCCGCCGCCTCGCCGCCGCCGCCGACACCCGTTGCGTGGCCGCCGAGTAAGCGACCCTGATCCATGCCTCCGCTCCGCATCGCCGTCCTGGTCAAGGGCTACCCGCGCCTGTCCGAGACCTTCATCGCCCAGGAACTTCTGGGGCTCGAGGCGCGGGGCCTCGACCTCGCGATCTGGTCGCTGCGCCAGCCGCATGACGGCGCCGTGCACCCGATGCACCGGCAGATCCGCGCCCCCGTCGCCTACCTGCCGGAATATCTCTACCAGGCACCGTGGCGGGTGTTGCGCGGCGCCCTCTCGGCCCTGGGGCGGCCGGGTCTGTGGCCCCTTTTGAAGCTCGTCCGGCGCGACCTCGCCCGCGATTGCACGCCCAATCGCGGCCGGCGACTCGGCCAGGCGCTGGTGCTCGCCCGCGAGCTGCCGGCGGAGATCGGCCACATCCACGTGCATTACCTGCACACCCCGGCCTCGGTGGCGCGCTACGCCGCCCTCCTGAGCGGGCGGAGCTGGAGTGCGTCCGCCCACGCCAAGGACATCTGGACCACGCCGGACTGGGAACTGGCGGAGAAGCTCGACGATGCGCGGCTCGCCTTCGCGGTGACCTGCACGGCGTCCGGCGCCGCACGGCTGCGCGAGGTGGCGGGCGATCCGGGCCGGGTTTCCCTGGTCTATCACGGCCTCGACCTGTCGCGGTTTCCTGCGCCCCCGGAGAGCCGCCCGGCCCGGGACGGCTCGGACCCGGCCGATCCCTTGCGCCTCGTCACCGTCGGCCGGGCCGTGGCGAAGAAGGGCTTCGACGACCTCCTCGACGCGCTCGCCGCCCTTCCCCCCGACCTGCATTGGCGCCTCGCCCATATCGGCAGCGGCGAGGCGCTGGCATCCTTGCGCGACAAGGCCGCCGCCCTCGGCCTGTCGCAGAAGGTGATTTTTCTCGGCTCCAAGCCCCAGCCCGAGGTCGTGGCGCTGATGCGCGAGGCCGACCTGTTCGTGCTGCCGGCCAAGCGTGCTCCCTCCGGCGACCGCGACGGGCTGCCCAACGTCATCATGGAGGCGGCCTCGCAGGGCCTCGCCGTCATCGCCACCGACTTCGCCGGCATCCCGGAATTCCTGCGCGACGGGGTCGAGGGACGGCTGGTGCCGCCGGGCGACTGGGGGGCGCTCTCGAACGCCATCAACCTCCTCGCCCGCGACCCCGCCGGGCGGGCGCACCTCGCCGCGGCGGCGCTCGCCCGCCTGCGGGCGGAATTCGGCGCCGAGGCCGGGTTCGAGACGGTGGCCCGGCTCCTCCGGGACGCCGCGGGGCGATGAGCCGGGTCGCCTTCTACGCTCCGCTCAAGGCCCCGGATCACCCGGTGCCCTCCGGCGAGCGCACGATGGCGCGGCTGCTCCTGCGGGCGCTGGCGGCGGCCGGATTCGCGCCGGATCTCGCCAGCCGCTTGCGCACCCGC
This sequence is a window from Methylobacterium sp. SyP6R. Protein-coding genes within it:
- a CDS encoding glycosyltransferase; translation: MPPLRIAVLVKGYPRLSETFIAQELLGLEARGLDLAIWSLRQPHDGAVHPMHRQIRAPVAYLPEYLYQAPWRVLRGALSALGRPGLWPLLKLVRRDLARDCTPNRGRRLGQALVLARELPAEIGHIHVHYLHTPASVARYAALLSGRSWSASAHAKDIWTTPDWELAEKLDDARLAFAVTCTASGAARLREVAGDPGRVSLVYHGLDLSRFPAPPESRPARDGSDPADPLRLVTVGRAVAKKGFDDLLDALAALPPDLHWRLAHIGSGEALASLRDKAAALGLSQKVIFLGSKPQPEVVALMREADLFVLPAKRAPSGDRDGLPNVIMEAASQGLAVIATDFAGIPEFLRDGVEGRLVPPGDWGALSNAINLLARDPAGRAHLAAAALARLRAEFGAEAGFETVARLLRDAAGR